One genomic segment of Caldimonas brevitalea includes these proteins:
- a CDS encoding polymorphic toxin-type HINT domain-containing protein: MSTTPLPTLMLGPELGFACGTRIHTKEGLKPIESIAVGDWVLTHPEQVPPPRRRRQHSEYQYRRVTRTTPADVRSLLHVTLQNLADGIEDTLLVAEGQPIWTQPSGWAAAGRVRPGQVLVLSFNGNALVRKVQASDHPARVWHLEVEDCNSYYVEQLGTWVGCNPDALVQTTPAGEAEPAFDFSKPHMLREIKDYYNDTLIQPEPQKVAALELAEQMRAAAEKLRSLVREQMQQELGYDEAGVRWLDGYIERARLRHSNDQWERAINLIGAFLGECTIGSLGGQWSRHEENLCVVLNEGDTVFPHVKVTKQFKNGRDGGDSVLGFYQANKSLSEALASGPLTAAQERLLEYSRDSGKRLFVPDLSGATPAWVEVAEVRDGYLRLHSPPNQGYTVSSFVTGVKCFYVCSPTGQLLHTEWINKSDWDTLPPDILKQLKSKLAADTSLTLDQLERGKQFIEISYAASDQRADDRHYFSTILKNISSRKIRIAKFGGFKAKQAAWQLASVTGDFYTENDFREWYGQKAEWLLPGETVCDTSNWGNPPVLWAYYGVTDTGESFAAGKVLERPVSSPGNNSGAHFVKPVQPQPEMEQIITRLRSSYQLRQQRMNFITLASLLGPRPSWVKETDGLAECFEQQKLLLTEGHIVWGALVQANALLFEPGEVDCPALLLHSPDSYFDSHPQELQLISRTFVSFKQTEPTDPELKEVARLVTDEMDRSMGFELPKVFSSKPVRSATFMVFRKHVPNGVLSAGLFPILTHPSTQAVMMVPFEFWPIELIVLWKENKI, translated from the coding sequence ATGTCCACCACGCCGCTGCCAACCCTGATGCTCGGTCCTGAACTGGGATTCGCCTGCGGTACGCGCATACATACCAAGGAAGGCCTGAAGCCCATCGAGAGCATTGCCGTAGGGGATTGGGTTCTGACGCACCCGGAACAGGTACCGCCGCCGCGCCGCCGTCGCCAACACAGCGAGTACCAATACCGACGGGTGACGCGAACAACACCTGCCGATGTACGGTCGCTCCTGCACGTCACCTTGCAAAACCTGGCTGACGGCATTGAGGACACCTTGCTCGTCGCCGAGGGCCAGCCGATCTGGACCCAGCCGTCAGGCTGGGCAGCGGCCGGTCGGGTACGTCCCGGGCAGGTCCTGGTGCTGAGCTTCAACGGCAATGCACTGGTGCGGAAGGTGCAGGCCAGCGATCATCCGGCGCGTGTGTGGCACTTGGAGGTGGAGGACTGCAACAGCTACTACGTGGAGCAGCTGGGGACCTGGGTGGGCTGCAACCCGGATGCGCTTGTGCAGACGACTCCCGCTGGCGAGGCTGAACCGGCTTTCGATTTCAGCAAGCCGCACATGCTGAGGGAGATCAAGGACTACTACAACGACACGCTCATTCAGCCCGAGCCGCAGAAAGTGGCGGCACTGGAACTGGCAGAACAGATGCGAGCCGCGGCCGAGAAGCTGCGCAGCCTCGTCAGGGAGCAGATGCAGCAGGAACTGGGCTACGACGAGGCCGGCGTTCGCTGGCTGGACGGCTATATCGAGCGGGCCCGGCTGAGGCACTCCAACGACCAGTGGGAGCGTGCCATCAATCTGATTGGCGCTTTCCTCGGCGAGTGCACCATCGGCAGCCTGGGAGGGCAATGGTCGCGGCATGAGGAGAACTTGTGCGTGGTGCTGAACGAAGGGGACACCGTCTTCCCGCACGTCAAGGTCACCAAGCAGTTCAAGAACGGGAGGGACGGCGGCGATTCGGTCCTGGGCTTTTATCAGGCAAACAAGAGTCTCAGCGAAGCCTTGGCCAGCGGACCGCTGACGGCCGCACAGGAACGACTGCTCGAATACTCCCGCGACAGCGGCAAGCGCCTCTTTGTGCCTGACCTGTCGGGCGCCACACCGGCATGGGTCGAGGTCGCAGAGGTGCGCGACGGCTATCTCAGGTTGCATTCGCCGCCGAACCAGGGTTACACCGTCTCGTCGTTTGTCACCGGGGTGAAGTGTTTCTACGTTTGTTCCCCCACCGGGCAGTTGCTGCACACCGAGTGGATCAACAAATCCGATTGGGACACCTTGCCGCCAGACATCCTGAAGCAGCTCAAGAGCAAGCTGGCGGCGGACACCTCTCTCACGCTCGACCAGTTGGAGCGTGGCAAGCAGTTCATCGAGATCTCGTACGCCGCCAGTGACCAGCGGGCCGATGATCGCCACTACTTCTCGACGATCCTCAAAAATATTTCTTCACGCAAAATCCGAATTGCCAAGTTCGGGGGTTTCAAAGCCAAGCAAGCTGCATGGCAGCTGGCCAGCGTGACCGGCGATTTCTACACAGAGAACGACTTCAGAGAGTGGTACGGCCAGAAGGCGGAATGGCTGTTGCCGGGCGAAACCGTGTGCGACACGTCCAACTGGGGAAACCCGCCGGTTCTCTGGGCCTACTACGGCGTCACTGACACGGGTGAATCCTTTGCGGCCGGGAAGGTGCTGGAGCGGCCGGTCAGCAGCCCGGGAAACAACTCGGGCGCGCACTTCGTGAAGCCCGTGCAACCACAGCCGGAAATGGAGCAAATCATCACCCGGCTGCGCTCCAGCTATCAGTTGCGGCAGCAGCGAATGAACTTCATCACGCTGGCGTCCCTGCTCGGGCCCAGGCCGTCGTGGGTGAAAGAGACCGACGGCTTGGCCGAATGCTTCGAGCAGCAGAAGCTGCTGCTGACCGAAGGGCATATCGTCTGGGGCGCGCTGGTCCAGGCCAATGCACTATTGTTCGAGCCCGGTGAGGTGGACTGCCCGGCCTTGCTGCTGCACTCGCCGGACAGCTACTTCGACTCCCATCCGCAGGAACTGCAGCTGATCAGCCGCACCTTTGTCTCGTTCAAGCAGACCGAGCCGACCGACCCGGAACTGAAGGAAGTGGCGCGGCTGGTCACCGATGAAATGGACCGCTCGATGGGATTCGAGCTTCCCAAGGTGTTCTCCAGCAAGCCGGTGCGGTCCGCGACGTTCATGGTCTTTCGCAAGCACGTTCCGAATGGCGTGCTGTCGGCCGGGCTGTTTCCCATCCTGACTCACCCGTCGACCCAGGCCGTGATGATGGTGCCGTTCGAGTTCTGGCCGATCGAGCTGATCGTGCTGTGGAAAGAGAACAAGATCTAG
- a CDS encoding type VI secretion system Vgr family protein, whose product MSRLRALIEGRQHARLLRLSFPNQDGPDAELLVERLHAVESLSRDYRYTIELLSDDADIQLEALQGKLLCVSLVRADGSLRHFTGHVWRFRHVKTDGGIAFYEAVLVPWLYFLTLRQNNRLFHHQTLQQQAQTLFADYGELPVWEWKVTGEQPQFTMRTQYAESDANVLHRWLEAAGYSYRYEHTEKGQKLVFVDDTRSTDPIDGASPEIRFHSNAGSEEENAIAQWSPKREAVSAHYTVSGFDFKDPTPVHTGTPSIIEQGDTPPLEIHSYEGHYGFKHRTGGDQLARRRMEEVEARGQQYEARGNNGFVMPGRWFKLADHFAHSGEDAEFLILEVEHQAANNYLQGAEAVAEYDNSFVCQPKAVVWRPGLGFNSKPTRIVTLQTALVVGPEGAGSLHVDEYGRVQVQFHWDREQSGSCWVRVATNWAGGENGLISPPRVGSEVVVQWLDGNPDHPLITAAVHNQAYMPPWKLPEQRSLTGLRSRELTPSGGNSPGGRSNHVVLDDTENGIQVQARSDHQASQLSLGHITRIEDTAGRKEARGQGFELRTDGHGAVRAGQGLLVTTEERLNARAHLTDMGETVERLTQGQDLHQSLSDAAKEAQAHQAGDQDEVVKALQAQTADIQGQGGNPQDGEFPEFQAPHLTLASPAGIQTTTQGSSHIVSAQHTALTSGGHTSISAGKSLLASVKEAVRLFAYNAGMKLVAASANIDVTALKDSINLLAKLNITHTANRIEITAKDEVVVNGGGSFTKWSGSGITHGTGGPWQVQATGFSHTGPASMGTPSLPQAIQLPTGNLELFHEYVRSNGERVQGVKQGGFSVTDSEAASHGGALDGKGFNAVSGVPMGVVEVVYGKDPSNTWDEGSHFGKFNWPPEPAVGSTPTTATLASNFSGSQGTQTASGALGSAASLASAAPAASGAAGTLSRVVAATSTAQQVAGTVQAVQQGGVKALVEPAMQLAQAQAMPVIAQQAAGVLPAGFAGDLMGNMAPTTNAQPTSAPLEDFREFAV is encoded by the coding sequence ATGAGCCGACTGCGAGCTCTCATCGAGGGGCGCCAGCACGCGCGCCTCTTGCGCCTGTCCTTTCCCAACCAAGATGGCCCCGACGCCGAACTGCTGGTCGAGCGACTGCACGCCGTCGAATCGCTCTCGCGCGATTACCGCTACACGATCGAACTGCTGAGCGACGACGCCGACATCCAGCTCGAAGCACTGCAAGGCAAGCTGCTCTGTGTGTCGCTGGTGCGCGCCGATGGCAGCTTGCGTCACTTCACCGGCCACGTCTGGCGCTTCCGCCACGTCAAGACCGACGGGGGCATCGCCTTCTACGAAGCCGTGCTCGTGCCTTGGCTGTACTTCCTGACGTTGCGGCAGAACAACCGGCTGTTCCACCACCAGACGCTGCAGCAGCAGGCGCAAACGCTGTTCGCCGACTATGGCGAGCTGCCAGTGTGGGAGTGGAAGGTCACAGGCGAACAGCCGCAGTTCACGATGCGCACGCAGTACGCTGAAAGCGATGCGAATGTGCTGCACCGGTGGCTGGAGGCGGCCGGCTACAGCTACCGCTACGAGCACACCGAGAAGGGCCAGAAGCTCGTCTTCGTCGACGACACACGCTCCACCGACCCCATCGACGGTGCATCGCCCGAGATCCGCTTCCACAGCAACGCCGGCTCCGAAGAAGAGAACGCCATCGCGCAGTGGAGCCCGAAGCGTGAGGCGGTCTCGGCGCATTACACGGTCTCCGGCTTCGACTTCAAGGACCCCACGCCGGTGCACACCGGGACGCCCAGCATCATCGAACAAGGCGACACGCCCCCGCTCGAGATCCACAGCTACGAAGGTCACTACGGCTTCAAGCACCGCACCGGCGGCGACCAACTCGCACGCCGGCGCATGGAAGAAGTCGAGGCGCGCGGCCAGCAGTACGAAGCGCGGGGCAACAACGGCTTTGTCATGCCGGGGCGTTGGTTCAAGCTGGCCGACCACTTCGCTCACAGTGGCGAAGACGCTGAATTCCTGATCCTCGAAGTCGAGCACCAGGCCGCCAACAACTACCTGCAGGGTGCGGAGGCGGTCGCCGAGTACGACAACAGCTTCGTGTGCCAACCCAAGGCGGTGGTGTGGCGGCCGGGCCTCGGTTTCAACAGCAAGCCGACCCGCATCGTGACGCTGCAAACGGCCCTCGTCGTCGGCCCCGAAGGCGCCGGCAGCCTGCATGTGGATGAATACGGCCGCGTGCAGGTGCAGTTCCACTGGGACCGCGAGCAAAGCGGCAGCTGCTGGGTGCGCGTGGCGACGAACTGGGCCGGCGGCGAGAACGGTCTGATCAGCCCGCCGCGGGTGGGCTCGGAAGTGGTAGTGCAGTGGCTTGACGGGAACCCGGACCACCCGCTGATCACCGCAGCTGTCCACAACCAGGCCTACATGCCGCCGTGGAAGCTGCCCGAGCAGCGCTCGCTGACCGGCCTGCGCAGCCGCGAGCTGACACCCAGTGGCGGCAACAGTCCCGGCGGCCGCAGCAACCATGTGGTGCTGGACGACACCGAGAACGGCATCCAGGTGCAAGCCCGGAGCGACCACCAGGCCAGCCAGCTCAGCCTGGGCCACATCACCCGCATCGAAGACACCGCCGGCCGCAAGGAGGCCAGAGGGCAAGGCTTCGAACTGCGCACCGATGGGCACGGTGCCGTGCGTGCCGGGCAGGGCCTGCTCGTCACCACCGAGGAACGGCTGAATGCGCGCGCGCACCTCACCGACATGGGCGAGACGGTGGAGCGGCTCACGCAAGGCCAGGACCTGCACCAGAGCTTGTCGGACGCGGCCAAGGAAGCGCAGGCCCACCAGGCCGGCGACCAAGATGAAGTCGTCAAGGCACTGCAGGCGCAGACCGCCGACATCCAGGGCCAGGGTGGCAACCCGCAAGACGGCGAGTTCCCCGAGTTCCAGGCGCCGCACCTGACCCTCGCCAGCCCGGCCGGCATTCAGACCACCACACAAGGGTCCAGCCACATCGTCAGCGCCCAACACACGGCGCTCACGAGCGGCGGGCACACGAGCATCAGTGCCGGCAAGAGCCTGCTGGCGAGCGTCAAGGAGGCCGTGCGGCTGTTCGCCTACAACGCCGGCATGAAGTTGGTGGCGGCCAGCGCCAACATCGACGTCACCGCGCTGAAGGACAGCATCAACCTGCTGGCCAAGCTCAACATCACGCACACTGCCAACCGCATCGAGATCACGGCCAAGGATGAGGTGGTGGTCAACGGCGGCGGCAGCTTCACGAAGTGGAGCGGCTCGGGCATCACGCATGGCACCGGCGGCCCCTGGCAGGTCCAGGCGACCGGCTTCTCGCACACCGGCCCGGCCAGCATGGGCACGCCGAGCCTGCCGCAAGCCATCCAGCTGCCCACGGGCAACCTCGAACTCTTCCACGAATACGTGCGCTCCAACGGCGAGCGGGTGCAAGGTGTCAAGCAGGGCGGGTTCAGCGTGACCGACTCCGAAGCTGCGAGCCATGGCGGTGCACTCGACGGCAAGGGTTTCAACGCCGTTTCCGGCGTGCCGATGGGCGTCGTGGAGGTCGTCTACGGCAAAGATCCGAGCAACACCTGGGACGAGGGCAGCCACTTCGGGAAGTTCAACTGGCCGCCGGAGCCGGCAGTGGGGAGCACCCCGACGACAGCGACGCTGGCCTCCAACTTCAGCGGCTCGCAGGGCACCCAAACGGCCTCGGGGGCACTGGGCAGCGCGGCGTCGCTCGCCAGCGCTGCTCCTGCGGCCTCAGGCGCTGCCGGCACGCTGAGCAGGGTCGTCGCTGCTACGTCGACGGCACAGCAGGTGGCGGGTACCGTGCAGGCGGTTCAGCAAGGCGGCGTGAAGGCACTGGTCGAGCCCGCGATGCAACTCGCCCAGGCTCAGGCCATGCCGGTCATCGCCCAGCAGGCAGCGGGCGTGTTGCCGGCCGGGTTCGCCGGTGACCTGATGGGGAACATGGCGCCCACGACCAACGCCCAGCCCACCTCTGCGCCACTCGAAGACTTCAGGGAATTCGCCGTCTGA